The Pungitius pungitius chromosome 10, fPunPun2.1, whole genome shotgun sequence DNA window AACTGATGCGTTGCATTGCTCTTTACAGACGAATTTGTTCCAACTATATCGTCAACCCATTTAACCTTAAATGGTATACAACATTTGTGATAGATTACAATTAAATTAGAACACAGTAAATTGTATTCCGAATCATCACCCTCTCATGCAGCCTCCAGAGAAAATGAAAGCCTGTAAAGTTGAGTTTTAACAAATCCTTTAATTGTATTGCACTGCATGAGTTGTATCTACATGTGCCTCTTGAATTGTTAACAGAGCGTCCATCAAAGCTGATAACTATTGTCAACAGGTGGAGAGGTTACCTGTTAGAGGAGATCACAGAAGACGAAACAGAATATCCTGCAATCCTCTAAACAACATGGGGGCAGTCATCTCACGGTGGAGGGTCTGTTGTCTTCCTGTTTATAGCGCATGCAACTACGTTAATTAGGATCATGTGGTTATTGcatcattttttctttgtcaaaggacatttttagctagaatattttttttataggagAAGCTTCCATGCACATGGAGGACaagtaattaaacaaaaacatatttcaggCACAAAAAGTGGTCTTATACTCGTTctatgtaaatgcaaaaaatgtatacaaaagACGTTTATGCAAATTTCCCCCTGGCATCTTCATTGCCTAATTTAAGAATATCTGGTTAGACAAATATGATAAGCATACAAAATATGCGGAAAGGAGGAAATTACTCCGGGAGTATCCAGATCTTTTCAAGAAGTTTCAtgcacaaaatgtcattatttcttCACACTGACTAGTTTCCTAATGTTTGTCTTACAGGCGAAACCATCCACTGTGGAGATTTTGGAGGGAATCGATAAGGTATGGATGTCATATGTCAGAAGTGCTGTTTTGAATGATcaacaacacatttgatttgaaaCTGAGTATTTCTTACACATATTTGCTCGTGTTGTGAGACAACCTGCGATGCATTTTCTGCTGTGCTAGAAGATCAACAGGGTTTTATGTCTTCTCTCCTGTCTACTTCTGCTGTTCAGTTCAAAGTAGAGCGTTTTACAATGATTCTCTCGATATCACAAACACCCACATGATCTGAACCAACTTACTCTGCAGTGAATTGGTACAATTTCAACTATTATTCTCTGGGCTGCACCACTGGGACATTTGAAGGGAATTTCTTAGGTAAATTGCTTATTTACAGTACTTGAAGGTAGACTATTGTTCATTAGAAATACTTgagtttacttcttttttttaatctctggcCGTCAGTAACATTGGTCAAAAATTTCAAAATCAGCTCCTGATTGGCTAACTGATGGGTCTTTAGTGCTCTTCTACAGTTAAGCTAGTGTTGGGCTATTTTCAGCAACTGTCCTTGGAGCAGCAGACCCCACACATATACTCAAGAGGTCAGGGGGACATTTACATGTCGAAGAGAGAGTTGTTTGGCCGGTTGGTTTTGCTCTATAGAGTATCGTGGGGATTGGTtccccacacatacacaaaggTATGTGTGTTCTATGGTAAGGCTGTTTATCCAGTGCCTAGAGTGACGGACACACATGTTACAGGAGACCTGTTGTGACCAGAGGGGTTCCCATAATGCCCACAAGCTATTTATAGTTGGCCTAAACCGTGCTTTGAAGCAGTGCGGTAACCTTACTTCTttatgagaaaaagaagaataaataattTGTTCTGTGGACAAttatattgaattgaataaatagCGGCCTTTAAATTTATAGCTTTTGTTCGATGTCCTCCAGATAGTTACTGCCAAGTTTGAATGATATTTCTCTGATATGCATGTTCAGCTTTATATTTCCATTCCTGCTAAAAATATTGGTGTTATTGTCAAAAGCATGTAAATATAAGCAAGGCATCTTCACTGTTGAGACATAGCTTTTAAGGCAGTGGTGACCCTGGATTCTATTTTGTACTTCATATATTCTGACTTAAAGGTGGGCTAACACTACACTGGAAACGTCTAAGAGCAGGAATTATGTCACCGCAATTTAATTTCACCGAACCTTAAGGAGTTAAGTCTGACCCATCAAGAAGTTGATTTCTTTGTTGTTCGGGTGCTGTTTCTCCCAGATAATTATATATTGATATACAGAAAATGTATGCAAATTGCATCTAAAATAATCCAATTGTTATTCATTGAATGAGACCGATCTTTACATGCATGTGAAGCCATCATGGTTATTTTTATGGCACTTGGATTAATTGTAGTCTGTAAGGAAAAAGTGTTTCACTTAACCAAAGTCCAATCTTAGTAATGGTAATCACATTTTTGTTCCAACATGacttttttaatttcctcacAGGATCTACAGACCCTCGAGGAATACAGTGAGAAGTACCAGAGGCAGTTGAAGATATGGGTCGGGCGACTGCTTCTGTACTCGTCTCTTCTCTACCTGATCACGTGTATAGTTGTGTATCTCTGGTTCCTGCCTGAACTTTTGATGGGACAGCTCATACTGTCTCTTCCCTTTGTAGTATTTCCATTATTGTAAGTGTGCAAAATAGTCCGGCATATTTTCACTAAGCTGTAACTTCAAAGTATTGCAGGCAATCAACCGTTTTCCCTCTTTTCCCTTTATCAGAGTTTGGCTACTTCGAAAAAtgcttattgttattttttcacgAAGAACCGAAAACAACAGTAAGATCCTTTTTGAATATTTGTACATAACTTAACATATAATGGTCATTTTTGTTAACTAATGTTGAATCTTTAAGTAAATTTGTATATTTCTTTTCCAGATGAAAAATTGGAAGATCTTAAATCACGAAAAAGGAAAATAGTAAGTGATGTTTTTCTATTTGTCTGGTTGCAGTTATAAtgtgttttggatttttttataGCTGTAGTTTCCCTTTTGCTTTTCACTCCAAAGACTTAAGACACTTAAGAACCAGCTTGGCACTGGCCTGTCCCTAAATGACACAAATGCTcactaatattttttttaatatatactgtatgtatacacacacataattaaaATATACTTGCACAAActagttttaattatttgttgCACCATGTCACTCAGTGTAGAAGTAGTACTTATGAAGCCTTTACCAACATTTTCTCTACAAGCCCGCCACACATTTTGTCAACAATATCCCTAATATCTCTGCAAACTTGAGTGACTTTTCAATACACCAGTTTCATGCATCTTGGGGTCTCCTGCAAAGGGTGGACTAGCCCTTCCTTCATGTTGTGATATTGCTCTTCCTGCGACATGCTTTCTTATCCAGGATCTGTACAGACAGTTTGATTTGTACGGTGACTTAAGCCAGCAAACCACTCTGCTAATGGCCCTTTAATAGCATTTAGTGCAGGAAAGAAATGCATCTGAGCAATTGCTTGTCATCCTCCGTCAAGTCTATTAAGTTTCAATAATTAGGGCTGATGGATTTTCACACTCTCCATTATCGAAGTAGTGAATATAATTATTCTTCATATTTTAagtaaacattttgaaatgtttggtACTTAGATGAAGATGTAGTCTTCAGTGAAGTAACTTCCTTGTGCCATTTCTTATATCTACGTGTTATCGTTGGTGATTCTAAGATGTCGACGTGTGTTTAAGAAGCACCTTTTAATTAATCCGGATGACCATCAAGTAGTTACTAAGCAACAGATATTGTAGGAATCATTTCTTTGACATTTATTGGAATAAAATAATTTTGCATTAATGCccttaatacttttttttaatgttttgttttttccagctTGAAGAAGTCATGGAAACGGAGACGTATAAAAATGCTAAACTGATCCTAGAGAGATTTGATCCTGATTCTAAGAGAAGAATTTTGAGTTGCTTTCTTTTAACTGTCAAATGTATATTGTCTTCTTGTTTTCCAtagtaaaacaatattttgcaCCTTCTCTTCTGTTTTAAAGGAGCTCGACTCCACACCAGTTCGACCCCAGATGACTCCAAAACCAGGCCAGGGTACAAATGAGTTCAGAACACCCACTCCTCCTTTTGCATGCCTGCCTCCTATTGTCCAGTAAACAGCAATTGTTTTCTGTGTTAGAGCTCCGCCAGCGCAATGTCATCCCAAAGACCCCCACCGTGGCGGTGAATCCTGCGAGCGGAGCTGCTGCTCGCCCCCCTCTTAGCTCTGGGTCCACCTTTCCCGGACGCTCCTCCCACTCCGCTCCAGGTGGACCCCCAGAGAGGGGCCTGTCTGCTGTAGCTGCTCAGCAGACCCTGATGAGGAGGCCTGTGACCCCCGGAACACCTGTTCCAGGAGTCGGTGAGTTACCTGCACACAGGGGGACCTCGTCATAATGTGGTCCATTACAGTGTGATTTACTCCTCTCTGGCTCCGTGTACCTTGTTGCTCAAGGCTCTTGTGTTGTCAGCAAGGGTGGTACGTGTTATACAGAAGTTCTAATGGGCAGCTAAttgcatgagtgtagttttaagtatttattaaacTAGTGTATAATTTAGAACTAGGATTAGAATTGGGGTTTATCTTTCGAGACCATGAGTGTTTAAGTTAACCTTAAGAGTAAGCTGCGTATGCTTTACAAAGCAGGCCAACGCAGTGAAAACTTTCCTTAGAACATTTGCTGAATGCGAAAGACATCTGTGGAGTGCAGAGTGGCTGCATTTTCAATATAAATTATTTATGGACTATGAACACTCAATAGAAGATGCAAATGAGTGCAAATGGTAAAGGACGTGTGTTCCTAGAGGAAGCTGCATGCTGTAATTGCCATGTGGAATGCCAACTGTGAGGTGTGCACGAATCAGGATTACATTAACTATGATTAATTAGCCAGACCTGCGTTTGTTCTCTGGGCAATGCTGGTGGAATCTTGCTAAATGTCTTTTAATTCTTGTTGAAATTGCCTTTGCTATTTGAAACACCTTGCAAATGGTTTACATGACTTGATGTTATCACCTGCTTCTGCAGAAAATTGAAAGTGAAAAGCAATTTGATACAAAGCGTCACCACAGAGTCTCCATATGTTGGTAAATTAATAACCAGCAGGATATTGAGACTCTGCCAAGTCTCACAGAAATGACCAGTCATCTTCCTATGATTGCTGTTGATGTTAGATTATATTAATTAGTACTCACCAACACAGCAGGGATTCTGGACGTGCTTTCAAGCGAGATCCAGTGTTAATTCATTAGGAAAAAGGTACAGGTTTGTGTAATAAACTAAATTTCTGCCTGAGTTTTTCCTGTAAGCAGCCTCTGTTTAATGCCGTTTGTATTCAAGTCTAGAGAAAGTCTTACGGGCATTGCTGTTCTTTAGCAGGGATGCACCCCCCAGGCCCGCCGCTGGCCAGACCCGTGGTCCCAAGGGAAAGAGGCGCTATGGACCGAGTCATTGAGTATCTTGTTGGAGATGGCCCTCAGAACAGGTacttttcctctgcttttgcACATAGAACACATGCATTGTATGCAACGTGTCATTTATATGTAATATTAAGATGGCTTTTAGCCAAGCTATGAAACTGCAGTGCTGAACTATCTTTTATGTCTTCCTCGTAGATACGCTCTCATCTGTCAGCAGTGTCTGTCCCATAACGGCATGGCATTAAAAGAGGAATTTGAATATGTTGGTAAGACTTAAAAGAAACGCACCCTCTTGTCAGTCTCCATCAAATACTGCGCCTTCCTTTGCCCTCTAGCTTTTGGCAGTGTAGTATATCATATAGCTCTTTAATGGCGCTCCTATAACCGACCCCTGTAAGCAAAAACGCAAAAAGATTGAATATGCAAACCAGTGCTACACATCAGTTTGAAGTGTTTATGCATCTCAGGCATTTTCTGTCATTGGTTCATATTCATGTATATTAATCTATGTCTGTTCAGAAAATGCATGGGAGAAGTGACATAAACTATGCGTGCGGTGTTTGACTTGTGTTGTTTCAGCCTTCCGATGTGCATATTGTTATTTCCTGAACCCCGCGAGGAAGACCAGGCCTCAGGCCCCCAGACTCCCCGAGGCCGCTGGCGAACTGAAGGCGTCACTAGAGGCGCCCGTAGCTTCGTCTGCCACCGATTTAGAAGTTGACCAATCACTTTTAGGTGAGGACCGCACGTCGATAGCAGCTTTCATCTGGACATGGTTGACAATATTACTACActaaattaaatgttaaaactCTAGTCTAACACACATGCATATCCTTTGCTTTTATGCTGTTTTTACATTTGTGCAAATCTAAATCAGGGCAAACCAAGCCAGCAGATGTTTCGGCTGAAACCGACACCCAGGAGCCCGGCACACCAACGTCCACAGAGCCCGGCTCTGCGTCAGACAGCCAAAGCACCCCCGAGTCTCAAGATCCGCACTCGGAGAAATCTGACGCAGAGCAAGATGTGTCTGCCATGGAAGTGGAATGAAACGGTGCCAGTCAGGCTGAAACATTTATCTTTAAGAAATGTGATAACCGTTGACTTACAAGCAAACGCCGTGAGTTGAAATGACCCAGTAAGAAGTTGGCAGGTGATGTGATTTTCAACTCGCAGTCCAgaatgtccttttcttttgagAATGGCTTTTATAGTACTGAAAAGATATTGtatgaaattgcattttgttgCAATCTTTTCCTGTGTGAGTCCTTGCTGTTAAAACATCGTATTCGCAACAGTAAGGCTTATACTTGTGTGGATTTTGAATTTCCATGTTTTCTTTACTTTCAATATTTTATGTTTCTTGGACAGAACAGTATTCTATATGAGTTAATTTGATACTGcagggaaaaaatatatattttgttggtAAAATTTATTTATGGTAAAATATTTATGAATGCTTACTTATAGATACTATAATCTTTTGCCTCTCATGACTGTTGACTGGGGTACTTTGTAGCACGGAAATGCTACTATGTTTACACAACAATGGTACCATAATACAAATGCAACATAGTATGTATTTATTACTAAATGCTGGAGATTTGTCAGTACTGTGCACCTGTCCGAAATGTGCCTTTTATATTCAAGTCTTTCAGAGAGTTGTTGATGCCACCTgtttacacaaagacacagtcaTTAAACTGTTTACAGACTATCTGTTTTCTAGATGGAGGAATTCTTGTTCTGTAtgaataatattaaataaactTTTGAGAGCATCTGTCTACATGTGTGTTCAGAATTACAACGCATTCAGcgagacagttttttttttttttttttttttttttttttttttaggaaggcATATGCTGAGGAATTTTCTGACTGATGTTGCTGTGAATCAATCTTTgctgtattttaaatgtaactcTGCATGGATATCGAAATATGGATCTAAAGGTCAAACTTACATGTAAATAGCCATGATGGCAATAGCCTGGTTATTCATGTCACTTTCGGTGTGTCAAGTATTTTAGACCGCCGCCCCATTTCTTTTCCGGCCGGCTTCTCACTCAGGAGCATGTTTAAACGGTCCATTTTCATTAGCGGGCCAATTTTAGCCtgtgatcattttattttagctCATTGATCATTTCAGACAGTGTAAGATAATAAGGCTGACACAGAGCCCGACCAGTCTTGATTGCTTGACCCTCTTCATTTGCAACACGAAACTCATTGCGGCTACAAAGTTGCTCTCTGCCATCACATGACCCCTTTCCCCTGAAGATGGACCGTAAACTATCCGTGAGGTCAACACCCCACGTCTTCTATGGGTTTTGATAATGTATGTTTACAGAGACGTGACCTCCTGGGCCTTGTAATGCATCAATGTGACATAGACAGTAACGCCTGATTCCACCGCATGCTGTTTGAGGTTGACCTCTGACAAGAGCCAAACGGGGGAAAAAATGGGACATCAATAGGACGACGCTTGGATGTTGTCATGCCATTGGGAGGTTGTCCGGTATACATAGCCTGCACATATGTGCATCATCATAATATATCACAAAAGAGATCTGTGTTTTTAGAATGTATGTTTGAGTGATATTTTTGACTCCACAGCATTGAATCATTTCTTGACAGTTTGTACCGCTAGGACCAACAATTGTGTATTGTGTGCACAGTTTTCAGCTTAACGACAttcagtttttctcttttttttttttttatccatacAATGCATGACGAGTTTCAGAGACAGGTGAGGGGGTCACAGAGATCTTTTACCGTTCATGTAGTGGCAAACAACGGCTAGCGGCACATGTCATATTTGAAATCAACTCCGTAATCAGGATGTTTATATTATAATTTAGACCAAATTGACCTTGATCTCAACCTATTGatgaacagttaaaaaaaaattgctgctTGCATAATGTGAATACAAAAGATACACTTGGTTCTTGTGTCCAACTGAACAAAAGGATTACATCTGTATTGCTATCATGGAGACACTAATTGATTTTCAAGGATGACAAATGACATACAAAGCTCCAGTGCCAGGGTAATTTTCAGCAAGCGATGAAAATGTACAGCAGAGCTGTCCCAAGGTTCATAGTTCTTTTCACACTCATCTCTCACATGTGCATTCGAGGCCACTTGACTCAAATTT harbors:
- the lnpa gene encoding endoplasmic reticulum junction formation protein lunapark-A isoform X2 produces the protein MGAVISRWRAKPSTVEILEGIDKDLQTLEEYSEKYQRQLKIWVGRLLLYSSLLYLITCIVVYLWFLPELLMGQLILSLPFVVFPLLVWLLRKMLIVIFSRRTENNNEKLEDLKSRKRKILEEVMETETYKNAKLILERFDPDSKRRIELDSTPVRPQMTPKPGQELRQRNVIPKTPTVAVNPASGAAARPPLSSGSTFPGRSSHSAPGGPPERGLSAVAAQQTLMRRPVTPGTPVPGVGMHPPGPPLARPVVPRERGAMDRVIEYLVGDGPQNRYALICQQCLSHNGMALKEEFEYVAFRCAYCYFLNPARKTRPQAPRLPEAAGELKASLEAPVASSATDLEVDQSLLGQTKPADVSAETDTQEPGTPTSTEPGSASDSQSTPESQDPHSEKSDAEQDVSAMEVE
- the lnpa gene encoding endoplasmic reticulum junction formation protein lunapark-A isoform X1; translation: MGAVISRWRAKPSTVEILEGIDKDLQTLEEYSEKYQRQLKIWVGRLLLYSSLLYLITCIVVYLWFLPELLMGQLILSLPFVVFPLLVWLLRKMLIVIFSRRTENNNEKLEDLKSRKRKILEEVMETETYKNAKLILERFDPDSKRRIELDSTPVRPQMTPKPGQELRQRNVIPKTPTVAVNPASGAAARPPLSSGSTFPGRSSHSAPGGPPERGLSAVAAQQTLMRRPVTPGTPVPGVAGMHPPGPPLARPVVPRERGAMDRVIEYLVGDGPQNRYALICQQCLSHNGMALKEEFEYVAFRCAYCYFLNPARKTRPQAPRLPEAAGELKASLEAPVASSATDLEVDQSLLGQTKPADVSAETDTQEPGTPTSTEPGSASDSQSTPESQDPHSEKSDAEQDVSAMEVE
- the lnpa gene encoding endoplasmic reticulum junction formation protein lunapark-A isoform X3, coding for MGAVISRWRAKPSTVEILEGIDKDLQTLEEYSEKYQRQLKIWVGRLLLYSSLLYLITCIVVYLWFLPELLMGQLILSLPFVVFPLLVWLLRKMLIVIFSRRTENNNEKLEDLKSRKRKIELDSTPVRPQMTPKPGQELRQRNVIPKTPTVAVNPASGAAARPPLSSGSTFPGRSSHSAPGGPPERGLSAVAAQQTLMRRPVTPGTPVPGVAGMHPPGPPLARPVVPRERGAMDRVIEYLVGDGPQNRYALICQQCLSHNGMALKEEFEYVAFRCAYCYFLNPARKTRPQAPRLPEAAGELKASLEAPVASSATDLEVDQSLLGQTKPADVSAETDTQEPGTPTSTEPGSASDSQSTPESQDPHSEKSDAEQDVSAMEVE